DNA from Streptomyces rishiriensis:
GCAATGGCCCGCAGCGTGATCGCGTCGGGTCCTCCCGAGGCCATCAACTCCAGCGCGACCTTCTTGATCTCGGCGGTCGTCTCGGCCCGCAACCGCTCACGGCGCCCTTTGATGCTTCCCACGCTTCCCACGATCACTCACTCTACAGCGTCATAATACTGAGCGCCGTATCGATACTTCACACCGTATAGTCACTGCATGCCGTGAAGAGAAGATGGCGGCATGGGTAACTGACGCGCGAGCAACCACCAGGGGAGAGCCATGCACATCGGAGTCATCGGGGCCACAGGCGGCATCGGCAGTCGCGTCGTCACCGAAGCACTCGGCCGGGGGCACCACGTCACGGCCCTCAGCCGCGACGCCACGCGGATCGACGAGGTCCGGAAGAACGTCGTCTGGCGGAGCGTCGACGTTCTCGACGCCGACGCCATCGCCGCCGTCATACCTGGCCTCGACGTCCTGATCAGCGGGTTCCAGCCCGGAAATGCCGCCAAGGACATCGCCGATACGGTGGCCCGCTCGATCGCCGACCCCACGGTGTACGCCACCGCCGCGCGAGCACTCCTGAAGGCGCTGGAGAGTCATCCCCGGACCCGGCTCATCGTCATCGGCGGCGCTGGCAGTCTGGAGATCGAGCCCGGACTCGTACGGGCCGACTCAGATGAGCTCTTGCACGAGACCCTTGACGCGATCGGCCTGCCGAGGGAGTACACCGCTGCGGTGCGCGGCCACCGGGACGCGCTGGATGTCCTGCGCACCTCCAACCGGTTGTGGACCTACTTCAGCCCAGCGGAGGACATAGCGCCCGGCGAGCGTACGGGCCGGTTCCGGATCGGCGGCGATCAGCCCGTACTTGACGCGGACGGGCGCAGCCGCATCTCGGTGGAGGACGCCGCCGTCGCCCTCGTCGACGAGGCGGAACTGCCCCGCTTCGTCCAGCGCCGCTTCACCATCGGCTACTGAACCGACGCCGA
Protein-coding regions in this window:
- a CDS encoding NAD(P)-dependent oxidoreductase translates to MHIGVIGATGGIGSRVVTEALGRGHHVTALSRDATRIDEVRKNVVWRSVDVLDADAIAAVIPGLDVLISGFQPGNAAKDIADTVARSIADPTVYATAARALLKALESHPRTRLIVIGGAGSLEIEPGLVRADSDELLHETLDAIGLPREYTAAVRGHRDALDVLRTSNRLWTYFSPAEDIAPGERTGRFRIGGDQPVLDADGRSRISVEDAAVALVDEAELPRFVQRRFTIGY